A window from Gasterosteus aculeatus chromosome 14, fGasAcu3.hap1.1, whole genome shotgun sequence encodes these proteins:
- the klhl8 gene encoding kelch-like protein 8 isoform X2 — protein sequence MAPGDMVQDHAKQLKPKDKRPVSRTSKADCEPDGSFVFEAHEAWKDFHNSLRHFYEVGELCDVTLKVGSRLIPCHKLVLACVIPYFRAMFLSEMSEAKQELIEIKDFDGDAIQDLVHFAYSSKLTLTVDNVQPLLYAACILQVELVARACCEYMKAHFHPTNCLAVRTFAESHNRVDLMDMADRYACEHFTEVVDCEDFICVSPQHLRTLLSSSELNIHSETQVYNAAVKWLKANPQHHEDWLDQIMSQVRLPLLPVEFLTGTVSKDEMIKGNLSCRDLMDEARNYHLHLSNKVVQDFEYSVRTVPRKHTAGVLFCVGGRGGSGDPFRSIECYSITKNSWFFGPEMNSRRRHVGVISVGGRVYAVGGHDGSEHLGNMEMFDPLTNKWMMKASMNTKRRGIALAALGGPIYAIGGLDDNSCFNDVERYDIESDCWSSVAPMNTPRGGVGSVALGSFVYAVGGNDGVASLSSVERFNPHLNKWTEVSEMGQRRAGNGVSKLNGCLYVVGGFDDNSPLSSVERFDPRMHRWEYVSELTTPRGGVGVATVMGRVFAVGGHNGNIYLNTVEAFEPRMNRWELVGSVSHCRAGAGVAVCSSHVSQIRDVGQGSSNVANCM from the exons ATGGCACCAGGGGATATGGTGCAGGACCACGCCAAGCAGCTGAAGCCCAAGGACAAGCGGCCTGTAAGCAGGACATCGAAGGCAGACTGTGAGCCCGACGGCTCCTTTGTCTTTGAGGCTCATGAGGCCTGGAAGGACTTCCATAACTCCCTCAGGCATTTCTATGAAGTAGGAGAACTCTGTGACGTCACGCTGAAG GTCGGCAGTAGGTTGATACCATGCCACAAGCTGGTGCTGGCTTGCGTCATCCCTTACTTCAG GGCCATGTTCCTCTCTGAGATGTCCGAGGCGAAACAGGAGCTGATAGAGATCAAGGACTTTGACGGTGAcgccatccaggacctggtgcATTTTGCCTATTCCTCCAAGCTCACATTAACTGTGGACAACGTCCAGCCACTGCTGTACGCTGCCTGCATCCTTCAG GTGGAGTTGGTAGCGAGAGCCTGTTGCGAGTACATGAAGGCCCACTTTCACCCCACCAACTGCCTGGCGGTGCGAACCTTCGCCGAGAGCCACAATCGCGTGGACCTGATGGACATGGCGGACCGCTATGCCTGCGAACACTTCACCGAGGTGGTGGACTGTGAGGACTTCATCTGCGTGTCTCCGCAGCACCTGCGCACATTGCTGTCCTCCAGCGAGCTCAACATCCATTCGGAGACCCAGGTGTACAACGCGGCGGTGAAATGGCTGAAGGCGAACCCGCAGCACCACGAGGACTGGCTGGACCAGATCATGTCCCAG GTGCGCCTGCCGCTGCTCCCCGTGGAGTTCCTGACTGGAACGGTGTCGAAGGACGAGATGATTAAAGGCAACCTGAGCTGTCGCGACCTGATGGACGAAGCCAGGAACTACCACCTGCACCTGAGCAACAAGGTGGTGCAGGACTTTGAGTACTCTGTGCGCACCGTACCCCGGAAACACACCGCAG GGGTTTTGTTCTGCGTGGGCGGCCGGGGGGGTTCTGGTGACCCATTTCGCAGCATCGAGTGTtactccatcacaaagaacagTTGGTTCTTTGGCCCCGAAATGAACAGCAGACGGCGCCATGTGGGTGTGATATCTGTAGGAG GCAGGGTGTATGCAGTCGGGGGCCATGATGGCAGCGAACACTTGGGCAACATGGAGATGTTTGACCCCCTCACCAACAAGTGGATGATGAAAGCCTCCATGAACACCAAGAG GAGGGGCATCGCCCTGGCAGCTCTCGGTGGTCCCATCTACGCCATCGGAGGCCTGGACGACAACTCCTGCTTCAACGACGTCGAGCGCTACGACATCGAAAGCGACTGCTGGAGCTCCGTGGCCCCGATGAACACTCCCAGAGGAGGGGTGGGGTCCGTCGCGCTGGGG AGTTTCGTGTACGCGGTGGGAGGCAACGACGGCGTGGCGTCCCTGTCCAGCGTGGAGCGGTTCAACCCCCACCTCAACAAGTGGACGGAGGTCAGCGAGATGGGCCAGCGGCGGGCGGGAAACGGAGTCAGCAAACTCAATGGCTGCCTCTACGTAGTGG GCGGCTTTGACGACAACTCCCCCCTGAGCTCCGTAGAGCGCTTCGACCCCAGAATGCACCGCTGGGAGTACGTGTCGGAGCTGACCACCCCGCGGGGGGGCGTCGGGGTGGCCACCGTGATGGGAAGAGTGTTCGCGGTCGGCGGTCACAACGGGAACATCTACCTGAACACGGTCGAGGCTTTTGAGCCTCGAATGAACAG gTGGGAGCTGGTGGGCTCCGTGTCCCACTGCCGCGCCGGAGCCGGAGTCGCTGTCTGCTCGTCCCACGTCAGCCAGATCAGGGACGTGGGACAAGGCTCCAGCAACGTGGCCAACTGCATGTGA
- the klhl8 gene encoding kelch-like protein 8 isoform X1: MAPGDMVQDHAKQLKPKDKRPVSRTSKADCEPDGSFVFEAHEAWKDFHNSLRHFYEVGELCDVTLKVGPSIQTQVGSRLIPCHKLVLACVIPYFRAMFLSEMSEAKQELIEIKDFDGDAIQDLVHFAYSSKLTLTVDNVQPLLYAACILQVELVARACCEYMKAHFHPTNCLAVRTFAESHNRVDLMDMADRYACEHFTEVVDCEDFICVSPQHLRTLLSSSELNIHSETQVYNAAVKWLKANPQHHEDWLDQIMSQVRLPLLPVEFLTGTVSKDEMIKGNLSCRDLMDEARNYHLHLSNKVVQDFEYSVRTVPRKHTAGVLFCVGGRGGSGDPFRSIECYSITKNSWFFGPEMNSRRRHVGVISVGGRVYAVGGHDGSEHLGNMEMFDPLTNKWMMKASMNTKRRGIALAALGGPIYAIGGLDDNSCFNDVERYDIESDCWSSVAPMNTPRGGVGSVALGSFVYAVGGNDGVASLSSVERFNPHLNKWTEVSEMGQRRAGNGVSKLNGCLYVVGGFDDNSPLSSVERFDPRMHRWEYVSELTTPRGGVGVATVMGRVFAVGGHNGNIYLNTVEAFEPRMNRWELVGSVSHCRAGAGVAVCSSHVSQIRDVGQGSSNVANCM; encoded by the exons ATGGCACCAGGGGATATGGTGCAGGACCACGCCAAGCAGCTGAAGCCCAAGGACAAGCGGCCTGTAAGCAGGACATCGAAGGCAGACTGTGAGCCCGACGGCTCCTTTGTCTTTGAGGCTCATGAGGCCTGGAAGGACTTCCATAACTCCCTCAGGCATTTCTATGAAGTAGGAGAACTCTGTGACGTCACGCTGAAGGTCGGTCCCTCTATCCAGACTCAA GTCGGCAGTAGGTTGATACCATGCCACAAGCTGGTGCTGGCTTGCGTCATCCCTTACTTCAG GGCCATGTTCCTCTCTGAGATGTCCGAGGCGAAACAGGAGCTGATAGAGATCAAGGACTTTGACGGTGAcgccatccaggacctggtgcATTTTGCCTATTCCTCCAAGCTCACATTAACTGTGGACAACGTCCAGCCACTGCTGTACGCTGCCTGCATCCTTCAG GTGGAGTTGGTAGCGAGAGCCTGTTGCGAGTACATGAAGGCCCACTTTCACCCCACCAACTGCCTGGCGGTGCGAACCTTCGCCGAGAGCCACAATCGCGTGGACCTGATGGACATGGCGGACCGCTATGCCTGCGAACACTTCACCGAGGTGGTGGACTGTGAGGACTTCATCTGCGTGTCTCCGCAGCACCTGCGCACATTGCTGTCCTCCAGCGAGCTCAACATCCATTCGGAGACCCAGGTGTACAACGCGGCGGTGAAATGGCTGAAGGCGAACCCGCAGCACCACGAGGACTGGCTGGACCAGATCATGTCCCAG GTGCGCCTGCCGCTGCTCCCCGTGGAGTTCCTGACTGGAACGGTGTCGAAGGACGAGATGATTAAAGGCAACCTGAGCTGTCGCGACCTGATGGACGAAGCCAGGAACTACCACCTGCACCTGAGCAACAAGGTGGTGCAGGACTTTGAGTACTCTGTGCGCACCGTACCCCGGAAACACACCGCAG GGGTTTTGTTCTGCGTGGGCGGCCGGGGGGGTTCTGGTGACCCATTTCGCAGCATCGAGTGTtactccatcacaaagaacagTTGGTTCTTTGGCCCCGAAATGAACAGCAGACGGCGCCATGTGGGTGTGATATCTGTAGGAG GCAGGGTGTATGCAGTCGGGGGCCATGATGGCAGCGAACACTTGGGCAACATGGAGATGTTTGACCCCCTCACCAACAAGTGGATGATGAAAGCCTCCATGAACACCAAGAG GAGGGGCATCGCCCTGGCAGCTCTCGGTGGTCCCATCTACGCCATCGGAGGCCTGGACGACAACTCCTGCTTCAACGACGTCGAGCGCTACGACATCGAAAGCGACTGCTGGAGCTCCGTGGCCCCGATGAACACTCCCAGAGGAGGGGTGGGGTCCGTCGCGCTGGGG AGTTTCGTGTACGCGGTGGGAGGCAACGACGGCGTGGCGTCCCTGTCCAGCGTGGAGCGGTTCAACCCCCACCTCAACAAGTGGACGGAGGTCAGCGAGATGGGCCAGCGGCGGGCGGGAAACGGAGTCAGCAAACTCAATGGCTGCCTCTACGTAGTGG GCGGCTTTGACGACAACTCCCCCCTGAGCTCCGTAGAGCGCTTCGACCCCAGAATGCACCGCTGGGAGTACGTGTCGGAGCTGACCACCCCGCGGGGGGGCGTCGGGGTGGCCACCGTGATGGGAAGAGTGTTCGCGGTCGGCGGTCACAACGGGAACATCTACCTGAACACGGTCGAGGCTTTTGAGCCTCGAATGAACAG gTGGGAGCTGGTGGGCTCCGTGTCCCACTGCCGCGCCGGAGCCGGAGTCGCTGTCTGCTCGTCCCACGTCAGCCAGATCAGGGACGTGGGACAAGGCTCCAGCAACGTGGCCAACTGCATGTGA